One genomic window of Salvia miltiorrhiza cultivar Shanhuang (shh) chromosome 4, IMPLAD_Smil_shh, whole genome shotgun sequence includes the following:
- the LOC131023121 gene encoding uncharacterized protein LOC131023121 has protein sequence MPSHIETAMQRWFREYIPDEDDTLGELLAHYHRRWRRAIPYGIDGAEAITLLIPLLPPLWRDWATSLVPQYVDTTWLEGIRYGDLSGFIATLSHRYFAHGDPPSPPYGELEGPAQGRELVVVPPPLEEPFLMAPLPPADPISVSLESDDPEPMVFEPYSPGIERDPFAFVSLIPSPSADFPPWDLTPATTPLPLPPAESAQLIVSTESETQHVPSDPYPRVAPLPELGTLAFQTYMHSILYSPYRDAQEGGSRPARSDMDESDYDSPY, from the exons ATGCCGAGTCATATCGAGACagcgatgcagcgatggttcagggagtatatcccggacgaggatgacaccttgggtGAACTTCTGGCACACTATCACCGACGATGGAGGAGGGCTATTCCCTATGGGATCGATGGCGCGGAGGCCATTACGCTTTTGATTCCACTACTGCCACCTTTGTGGCGAGACTGGGCGACATCTTTAGTGCCCCAGTACGTAGATACTACCTGGTTGGAGGGCATCAGGTACGGAGACCTTAGTGGCTTCATCGCGACGCTGAGCCACCGTTATTTTGCTCATGGCGATCCGccttcaccgccgtatggagagcttgagggaccagcccagggaagggagctagttgttgtgccTCCACCTCTCGAGGAGCCGTTTCTGATGGCacctctacccccagctgatccgatttCAGTTTCTCTCGAGTCTGATGATCCAGAGCCGATGGTTTTCGAGCCGTACTCACCTGGGATTGAGCGTGATCCGTTTGCGTTTGTATCACTTATTCCTTCTCCCAGCGCTGATTTCCCGCCTTGGGATTTGACACCGGCGACGACACCGTTGCCATTGCCACCTGCTGAGTCGGCACAGCTGATTGTTTCTACTGAGTCTGAGACGCAGCATGTTCCTTCTGAtccatatccgagggttgccccgctGCCTGAGCTTggcactttggcttttcagacgtaCATGCACTCGATTCTATATTCACCGTACCGAGACGCtcaggagggaggatctcggccGGCACGCTCcgata TGGATGAGTCAGACTACGACAGCCCGTATTGA